From the genome of Haloarcula limicola, one region includes:
- the deoC gene encoding deoxyribose-phosphate aldolase: MDDVPDRVEHTVLGPATTPEDVRSCLDDALEYGTRACIPPCYLALAADYADVPLATVVDFPHGQGSTDAVCAAARDAWDRGADELDLVSNLGLLRAGEDDALGEHLTEVVAAVPVPVKVIVEAPLLSDAELHRVGRLAADADAAYLKTATGFSEGGATVHDVEILSQYLPVKASGGVGSWDEAKAMFDAGAERIGASSGDVIVREWREQRAE; encoded by the coding sequence TCGGGCCGGCGACGACGCCGGAGGACGTGCGGTCGTGTCTCGACGACGCGCTGGAGTACGGAACGCGGGCCTGCATCCCGCCGTGTTACCTCGCGCTGGCGGCCGACTACGCCGACGTTCCGCTCGCGACGGTCGTCGACTTCCCGCACGGACAGGGGAGCACCGACGCCGTCTGTGCGGCCGCCAGGGACGCGTGGGACCGCGGGGCCGACGAACTCGACCTCGTCTCGAACCTCGGGCTGCTGCGAGCCGGCGAGGACGACGCGCTGGGCGAGCACCTCACCGAAGTCGTCGCGGCCGTCCCGGTCCCGGTGAAGGTCATCGTCGAAGCGCCGCTGCTGAGCGACGCTGAACTCCACCGCGTCGGCCGCCTCGCCGCCGACGCGGACGCCGCCTATCTCAAGACCGCGACGGGATTCTCAGAGGGCGGCGCGACGGTCCACGACGTGGAGATCCTGAGCCAGTATCTCCCGGTGAAAGCCAGCGGCGGCGTCGGATCGTGGGACGAGGCGAAGGCGATGTTCGACGCCGGAGCCGAGCGCATCGGGGCGTCCAGCGGCGACGTCATCGTCCGCGAGTGGCGCGAACAGCGAGCGGAGTAG